Genomic DNA from Rana temporaria chromosome 1, aRanTem1.1, whole genome shotgun sequence:
AGATCCTCATTgctctgtgcctgtgtgacaaaTTGCGACACAATGTGGATGCATCTTGTAATCCTGCTATGAGATCATGTAAAGCACTGGCTGTCTGAGGAAATGCTGTGCAATAACCTCTGCACAAGCAGAAGAGAAAGAAATGACCACCTTGCATTAGACCAGAGTCAAGTATTACATTTTAGAgagaaaattaaaacatttatgtATGTTTGAGCTAACTTTGTTTATTTTCTGTTGGCAGAGTACAACCCTTAGCCAGATGGCCACCGTGAACGCTTCCATGTCAAATTCCACTACAAGTCCCTCTGCTAGCCTTGGTATTGCCATTCTTTCATTGGCTCTTGTCCTCGGTGTCCCTGGCAATGCATTTGTCATCTGGACTGTATTGACTCAAGTGAAGAAACGCACTGTAACCTGCATCCTCATATTACATTTGGCTGTTGCGGACCTGGTAGTGATCCTTACAGCACCTATATTCATCAATTTTCTGTCCACAGGCAGCTGGGCATTTGGGAACGTAATTTGTAAAATATGTCATTATGTTGGCAATCTGAGCATGTACGCCAGCATCTTTTTAATCACCTTCATGAGTTTAGACCGTTTCCTTGCTGTGGCCAAACCGTTTACTTCTCATAAGGTCAGAACAAAGCCAGTTGTTCGAAGCATAGTATTCTCTATCTGGATATTAGCAACACTGTTTGCCATTCCAATGCCAATATACCGCTCAGTAGAAACCATAAACAACCGTCAATTGTGTACCACTGTCCGAGGTGTGGGAAATGGGGTAAAACACCATATGGTCTTTCAGTTTACATTCGAGACGCTGATAGGGTTTATTATCCCTTTCACAATCATCCTTTCCTGCTATATATACATTGGAATAAGGTTACAAAGTGCTAAATTTCAAACGAAGCATAAGACAAGCCGTGTGGTCATCATGATCATAATAACATTTGCCCTTTTTTGGCTTCCATACCACGTGGTGAATATGTTGCAGGTGTCAGGAGAATTGTCTTTATCGGAAAGGCTAAGAAAAGCATCTCTATTTGCTCGTCCGAATGCCACAGCCCTTGCATTTCTCAGTAGCAGCATTAACCCCATTTTGTATGTGTTTGCTGGTGGCAACTACATCAGGACAGCTGGATTTGGATTCATGGCAAGGCTCTTTGAAGCATCTGGCTCAGAGGCTAACAGTATACGAAAAGTTTCTCAAGTCTTTCAACAAAGAAGTAGAAAGCAATCTGCAGAACAAGGGAAACTAAAGGAAACTGTAGAGGATTAAGCATGGCTAACTGGCCACAAATGGGAACATTTTTAATAATTACACTTTGATATACAAAAATCACTATATTACCAGAGGTCCATTACCGGAGGCATAGTGTATAGCAAATTTGGGAAACGGATGCAAACATTTCATATGACCTCAAGAATTTCGTCACTAGAGGCGAAGACAACACCCCCTGCTAGGAGGACCTCTTTTACAGAGATAATTTTGATATTTTACTCATCCTATTGGCAAAAATATTTTGCTAATGTGTACCCACCTGGTCCTACAAGCTTCAGACAGACACAACTAAGCAGCAATGATTGGATCAATGACTCTAGTCCAGGGGTAGACAACATTAGAGAGGTAATGATCTATCTGAACAACATGGAAGAAGAACAAAAATCACTGCACTACTGCCCACCCATTTGCACCCATTCAAGTGAGATGCAACATGTACATGCAAAGTGCTAGTGCGaggtccaaggggttaaagcaggtggtgggAAGGTAATAAAATGCTTTCTTACCACCTGCATTAACCCCTTGGCCGCTGTACTGCACACAGTTGCaggacacttgcagagcagccccaTTAACTTGATTGGGTCAAGCTTGGTGGGTGCTACACCTGgccactgcagctaaaggggggcAGTTGGGTGGCAATAAAAACATGGTTCAACTGTGGGGCTTCACTGACCcccacaagtgtaaacaagcccttactgTCCTGAACCCTTATAATAGTTCATGCTCTGTTATAGATGGTGTTATGGCCCTTGATGACACCAGTGCACTTGAGTTTAGTATTGTGTGCGGGCTTCACTTTAAAGATCAAAATGCGCTAACCTGAACAAAATAGCTGAGGCATAATAGAGGAGAGGAGTCCACTGTCAGTACTCCACAACAAACCAGGGATCTGCTTTGTCTCTGTCACTTGCAGCTGCTGCTTGTGCTGCTCTGGCCCTATAAAGAGATACAAAAGGCAGAGTGATATCACTCCACCGGGGTCTGCAGCCAGAAATAGAGAAGTAGTGTCAGCAAATGCTTGCTCACACCGCGGGCGGTGTTGGTGGGTTGGCAAACCAAGGACGCTATCTACCCATCACCTGGCCATGATCCACTGGTAAATTGCCATCTGCAAGTTGCTGACCCCCTCTCTAGTCCAACTGCTTAGAGCATAAACAGGTATCTCTCCTTTACATTCTGGACATAAAGCATCAAATGGTGTAAATGATACTACATCTGTAATTATGATACAGCACTGCATGTTAATTAATctttgatttattaaaaaagaaaattggcaTGTAATGCCAAATGATAATTTCACATGTTACCTATTTTGTGTCTGAGTTTATCATTCATTTTAAAGTGTGTCAAAACCCTAAcagtgacattttttatttgcctCTTTTGTGTCTGGTAAATATACCAATTAAAGCATTTGGGTATATCTGTTGATAAGTGCAAACAAATATATGATTATCctgtcagaaattcagagctgTCTGTGCACTTTGTAACATCTCCAGAGGGTAAACAGTCCTACTAGTTCCTCCTTTGGATTACAAAACGCATCACCCCTATCTCGTGAAAATGAGGAGGGGTGGTTGTGCTTTGTAGCTCATAAAAAGacaactgggcagggctgacaccactccTTGTAATTTTTGTCCAGCAAAGGCTACAaggctatatactgtatgttgtcaGCTCACAACAGGAAATGAGCTGCTGGGTGTCTTTATTGTCATGATCAACAGGAATTTACAGTGGAACTTCACCCAGAAAGGGAAGTTTCACTTtttgccacccccctccccacccttcTAATTTTGGCACTTTATGTTGGTGGGGAGGGGAATGGGTACCTGGATCGCCACAGCAATTCCACTGAAAGTTGTCCCCCCTGCCCAcaaccttctgggacacgtcattgGTTCCACAaggctgtgggaccattcacatttaccctaaaagggaagttccaccttatgctcccccccccccccccgccttctaATTTTGGCACCTTTTGTTGGTTGGGAGGGGAATAGgtgcctggttttgacaggtaccctctcCCACTTCTGGTGGGATCGCCACAGCGATTCCACCGGAAGTTTTCCCCCCTGCCCACAACCTTCCGGGCAGGACATAGATTCTAGAAGGCTgtggggccattcacaaagcacagtgcAGCTCTCACATGCAAagtgggaagccagctgtgaagctgcaaggaatCACAGTCAGCCTCCCATAGTAAACATGCCATCACTGGGGACCCGAACACCTGTGAGGActgtgctggatccctggacaggtgagtgtccttttAAAGCGGAAATTTACTCacaacaacttgataaaaaacaatgttctttagcaaggaacatacattccccaTTAATAATGACGCTTCCAAAATGAGTTTGGAAGCTGCTATTTTGCTGAAGCTCAGAGCCCCTCAacagcagcagtaaatctttaggctgtcagcagatcactTTCTATTTGCTCTGATTTTCGGCACAATGCCAAGAATGGAGAGaaaatgagcatgtgcagaacatggtgagacagtgtattactggactttaaacagtataggctgggggccagattcatagtcAGCAGTGTAAATgtaggcgggcatagcgtat
This window encodes:
- the LOC120940389 gene encoding leukotriene B4 receptor 1-like yields the protein MIGVSTTLSQMATVNASMSNSTTSPSASLGIAILSLALVLGVPGNAFVIWTVLTQVKKRTVTCILILHLAVADLVVILTAPIFINFLSTGSWAFGNVICKICHYVGNLSMYASIFLITFMSLDRFLAVAKPFTSHKVRTKPVVRSIVFSIWILATLFAIPMPIYRSVETINNRQLCTTVRGVGNGVKHHMVFQFTFETLIGFIIPFTIILSCYIYIGIRLQSAKFQTKHKTSRVVIMIIITFALFWLPYHVVNMLQVSGELSLSERLRKASLFARPNATALAFLSSSINPILYVFAGGNYIRTAGFGFMARLFEASGSEANSIRKVSQVFQQRSRKQSAEQGKLKETVED